A genomic window from Pecten maximus chromosome 2, xPecMax1.1, whole genome shotgun sequence includes:
- the LOC117316585 gene encoding peptidyl-glycine alpha-amidating monooxygenase A-like, translating to MRVLVAVLCVTTVWGYRHFQDEIPNGAIVPHPCKTNFVWWGVGHLNPRGGGNINPFGKDFKNAGMKWTRALCEMDSDGDGETNGQELGDPDCVWTKGSVAAVTKDISHPGVCTPYSAPACHAANTWVNCEIEDFHCDAFNEIGAKNISIRIPRTAVPAAETSYYCVKFQMPSDIDYHVLGFEPLIDNANVMHHITVYGCDESDEDIKDFNKPEPCGAYSRQCPSYLLSWAVGRSGKCFHKQTGIRIGKTAYRTVMMQVHWNNPDHITDYTDNSGVNLYYTPNLRSYDLNVMTLGSQYFEIPPGEKEVKVEGWCSSDCSSRLLTGPMYITTAHNHMHYLGRKQKLQQFRNGVWIRDITNEEDFQYDRYVSFQFDPPIEVLPGDELKTTCVYQSTGKDKTTFDGAGTSDEMCNVLLQFFPAANTKELYCLSWKKYDLCKMVYFPSEFPVIDGCEVASMFNPFHPDLISVLSNLKKLCKPFDMCTQECKQYVKDMVLSNKCFSGDIVSVYRRMSIHHLPAFAEVWAAIDSCKTEIEVDTCQEQCDLADDGITDK from the exons ATGCGTGTCCTTGTCGCTGTGTTGTGTGTGACTACGGTATGGGGATACCGGCATTTCCAGGATGAGATTCCTAACGGGGCAATAGTGCCACACCCATGTAAGACCAACTTCGTATGGTGGGGCGTGGGTCACCTCAACCCCCGGGGAGGAGGTAACATCAATCCGTTTGGAAAAGATTTCAAGAATGCTGGAATG AAGTGGACAAGAGCCCTGTGTGAGATGGACTCTGACGGAGACGGAGAGACAAACGGACAGGAGTTGGGAGACCCGGATTGTGTGTGGACCAAAGGAAGTGTCGCGGCGGTCACCAAAGACATCAGTCATCCTG GTGTTTGTACTCCATACTCGGCTCCCGCGTGCCATGCAGCTAACACGTGGGTAAACTGTGAGATAGAGGATTTCCATTGTGACGCGTTTAACGAAATAG GAGCTAAGAACATCTCAATAAGGATCCCAAGGACTGCCGTGCCAGCTGCCGAGACCAGCTATTACTGTGTGAAATTCCAAATGCCCTCAGACATCGACTATCATGTACTTGGCTTTGAACCACTCATAGATAATGCAAACGTGATGCACCATATCACCGTGTATGGCTGTGACGAGTCAG atgAAGATATAAAAGACTTTAACAAACCTGAGCCCTGTGGAGCTTACTCTCGTCAGTGTCCGTCCTATCTATTAAGCTGGGCAGTCGGCAGAAGTGGCAAATGTTTTCACAAACAGACTGGTATCCGGATAGGAAAAACTGCGTACAGGACAGTCATGATGCAG GTTCATTGGAACAACCCGGATCATATCACTGACTACACCGACAACTCTGGAGTGAATTTGTATTACACCCCCAATCTCAGATCATACGATCTGAATGTAATGACACTTGGCTCACAATACTTTGAAATCCCCCCTGGAGAAAAGGAAGTTAAGGTTGAAGGTTGGTGCAGTAGCGACTGCTCATCACGCTTGCTGACAGGACCAATGTATATCACAACGGCACACAACCACATGCACTACCTTG GACGAAAACAAAAACTTCAGCAGTTCAGAAACGGAGTGTGGATCAGAGATATTACCAACGAAGAGGATTTTCAATACGACCGTTACGTTTCATTTCA GTTTGACCCTCCTATCGAAGTCCTGCCTGGTGATGAGCTTAagaccacctgtgtataccaaTCTACTGGTAAGGACAAGACGACTTTCGACGGTGCGGGGACTTCAGATGAAATGTGCAATGTTCTTTTACAATTCTTTCCGGCTGCTAACACAAAAGAATTGTATTGCTTGTCGTGGAAAAAGTATGATTTATGCAAAATGGTATATTTTCCATCAGAGTTCCCGGTGATTGACGGCTGCGAAGTTGCGTCAATGTTCAACCCATTTCATCCAGACCTCATCAGTGTCCTTTCTAACCTTAAAAAACTTTGTAAACCTTTCGATATGTGTACACAAGAGTGCAAGCAGTATGTCAAAGACATGGTGTTGAGTAACAAGTGTTTCAGCGGAGATATCGTCAGTGTGTACCGTCGAATGTCCATACATCACCTACCCGCCTTCGCTGAAGTATGGGCGGCCATTGATTCATGTAAAACAGAGATTGAAGTGGATACCTGTCAGGAACAATGTGACTTGGCAGATGATGGCATTACAGATAAATGA